One region of Chanodichthys erythropterus isolate Z2021 chromosome 19, ASM2448905v1, whole genome shotgun sequence genomic DNA includes:
- the sncgb gene encoding synuclein, gamma b (breast cancer-specific protein 1) → MDVLMKGFSMAKEGVVAAAEKTKAGVEEAALRTKEGVMYVGNKTKEGVVSGVNTVANRTTDQANIVGETAVGSANDMGQKTVEGLENVAASTGMVNPGDFSHGGGMEGGEGGEGY, encoded by the exons ATGGATGTTCTAATGAAGGGATTCTCCATGGCCAAGGAAGGAGTGGTGGCCGCCGCTGAGAAAACTAAAGCCGGGGTTGAAGAGGCAGCTCTCAGGACCAAGGAAGGGGTCATGTATGTGG GCAACAAGACAAAGGAAGGAGTGGTGTCAGGTGTAAACACAG TTGCCAATAGGACCACCGACCAGGCAAATATTGTGGGTGAAACAGCGGTAGGCAGCGCTAATGACATGGGACAGAAGACAGTAGAGGGACTGGAGAACGTGGCTGCATCAACCGGCATGGTCAACCCG GGTGACTTCTCCCATGGGGGCGGCATGGAAGGAGGAGAGGGTGGAGAG GGTTATTAG